Genomic segment of Aquarana catesbeiana isolate 2022-GZ linkage group LG02, ASM4218655v1, whole genome shotgun sequence:
gtcagggatcaatgtagtggaacagcaagcaggatctggagcaagaagggttgtcagcaaagcaagtctcgaacaggatcgcaggagatagtttctgtgatgttgaccaaggagaaggcagagaacctctggactggactgcttaagtaggcaggactgatgagcaggatatcatcaacaggtgagtacctgtggagagataggagctggcaattgactgacagctgagtggccagctcagagaaggaaaggctgaacCCAGGCCTGACAGATATATTGTatttgaagcggagttccacccatttaaatgtcagccgctacaaaaagtgcagctgctgacttttaataatggtacaattacctgtcccacggtccagcgatgcgggcgaatgaagccccgctcctcttcccctcctctctacgacaccggcattgtaactgtgtgttgccggctgtggcttcacagccggacgGGCACTGCGCATTTCACgagccgcgctgcacgctgtgaaggaccgggcaatcttctgggacctgtgacgtgtcccagaagattgcagggagggaggggggagaggtgaacttccttccggcaccccgggaggaagtgggagctgggtgggagctaaaaagagggtatccgctccccccccccaaaaaaaaaatgacatgccaaatgcatTTGGCATGTCAGCGGGTCACCtgctcttaaagcggaggttcgtttttgggtggaattccgctatAAATCCGAAAATTACTTATtcatccactagatggtgctaggaATCATAGGAATGGCCTATTATTgcaatctagtggccaaatgtggtattttctgtttTGCATAGCGATCCACGTagaacaaaattattattattattattattattattattattattattattattattattattatttaggatttatatagcaccgccaacagtttacgcagcgctttacaatgtaaagggggacagtgcaattataatacagttcaatacagaaggaataggagggccttgctcatggagcttacaatccaaaggTTCTGTTTGAATAGCGTAAAATAATCAAATGTTATCAGGCAATTTCCTGTGCtggtggatgatttttttttttcatttatttaaatcaGAAAAACATCTCATTTGTCGACTAGATGCTAGTGCTAGGTATCATAGGAGTTTATCCAGTGGCCAAATAAGGTATTTTCCATTTTGCATAGCCATTCACCCAGCACAAatccatgtacattcgttctgtgcaaaGGAGGCAAAAAAAGTCAAacgttattaggctatttcctgtgatGGTGGGTGAGtgtttttcatttattaaaatcagaaaatactgcatttgtccactagatggtgctaggaATTTCTTATGATACATGATTCTTATGATTTCttattagcaccatctagtggccaaaatgcagtattttccattttaaatcaattaaAAACCTTCATCCAGCACAGAAATATGCTTAGCGACattctttttattcttatttttttgtaTGCGCACGTAGAGTGTGTAAATTTCCATGCAAATCTTTTGTAGATACACCTCTTACCGGGGTTGGAGCAGCCCTGTGGCACTCACGTCCGTCTGCTATACCTACTCCTGACATTTAAGGATATTTTGGGGTCAAAAGGTTTCTAAGGAGTTGCCTTTGTCTAATGAAGAGCACCTTCTCATATCAGGGACGTGGAACTCCATCATTGATACAGTTTATGTGTTGATCTATTTTAGTGTTGTCTACTAGACCTGTTACAATATACATTCTGTATTATATTGTTTGTTACATTGGGTGGAAAAGACTGACTAGTGAACACCATAGACATTTATTtgttgattatttattttattgtatcaattatatataatttttattataaggCATTTATATAGCACTAGCAATTgacatacatattgtacattcacattagttaattaaccacttgacccccggaagatttacccctctgcatgaccaggccatgttttgcgatacaggacactgtatccaaataaaattcatataatttttttccctaaaaatagagctttcttctgtggtatttaatcatcacccctgcggtttttattttttgcactataaaacaaaaaaagacagacaatttaaaaaaacaaacaaaaaaaaaaacaatagagaaggcctggcttgcagtctccactctaattcatcccaaaggtgttctatcagggtggagatcaggactctgtgcaggccagtcaagttcctccaccccaaactcgctcatctatgtctttatggaccttgctttgtgtactggtgtgcagtcatgttggaacaggaaggaggtcacccccaaactgttcccacaaagttgggagcaataaattgtccaaaatgtcttggtatgctgacaccttaagagttcccttcactggaactaaggggccaagcccaacccctgaatcacaaccccacaccataatcccccctccaccaaatgatttggaccagtgcacaaagcaaggtccataaagacatggatgagcgggtttggggtggaggaacttgactggcctgcacactgtcctgacctcaacccgatagaacacctttgggatgaattcgagtggagactgtgagccagaacttcttgtccaacatcagtgcctgacctcacaattgcgcttctggaagaatggtcaaacattcccatagacacattcctaaaccttgtggacggccttcccagaagagttgaagctgttatagctgcaaagggtgggccaactcaatattgaaccctacggactaaaactgggatgttattaaagttcatgtgcgagtaaaggcaggggtcccaatacttttgacagtatagtgtatttgACTTTGGAAGCCAAACTCTACcccctagaatttttttttctatttcaggaCTTTAGTTGCACCTTAAAACAATGGGTGTTTCACTCTAAATTTTCTTCTGTTCAGAATTCTCCTTAAAGTCTGTTTGATTTCCTTGTTGCGGAGGAAATATATGATTGGATTGGCCATATGAGGCACATACGAGTACAGGAAAAGAAGGAGGGTGCTCATATCAGACTTTATCATGACTGAAGGAATATTACTTACAATGTAGACAAAAAGTCGGGGGGTGTAATACAAAGCGATGACCAGCAAATGGGTCACACAGGTGTAAAACGCTTTATGTAGGCTCTCAGAGCGGGTCAACAAGATGGTCACTATTATTTTGATGTATGACAGTAAAATCAGCCCCAGGGGCAATAGGAGGACAACCAAGGCACATATAAAGACCGCCCTCTTTGAGCTAGATATGTCGGTACAGGCTAGAAGTGAGTACGCTGTATAGCCACAGAACAAACTGTTCAACTTGTTGGCACCACACAGAGGGATCTCAGATGCTAAAACGGCAACAGCAGCATTTGTAGAGGTGGCAAAAATCATCCAACAGATGCCACAGGAAATGGTGGCCACTTTATTGGTGATAATGGAGGTGTATCGCAGAGGATAGCAGATGGCCACGTAGCGATCTGCAGCCATCAGCATCAAGAGGTAGGAATCCAGGCTTCCAAAATAATGAACCAAGAATATTTGGAATATGCACATTTTCAATGGAATGGTGGAGGCTCCAAACCAATATCTGGCAATAGATTTTGGTAAAGTCACTGTGTCAAATAGTAGGTCGGAGGCGGCAAGGTTGGCTATGATCAGATACATAGGCTTGTGCAGGTGTTCATTAAAGCTGACCAAACCTATGACAGTGCTGTTGGCAGTCAGGGAAATCATATAGGCAAAAAACATTATGGTAGATACCAAGCCATGAAACGTATCAGGTAGACCGGGAAATCCAATTAATATGATTTCAGACACTGCAGTTTGATTGGACATTTGGTCTTCTGGCAAACAACCTAAGGCATAAAATATATCTTATCTTATACTGAACTGAACAAATGATATATACAATGAGATTGACAATTTTATTTTCTGTGTATATGAATATTCCTGAAATGATGTACTTTAATTATTCCCATTTTTGTGCCTTTGTAAAACCAGGTAGGCCTGTTTGATGGTTTATGGAACCCAACCGTTCATGCAAATTGTTAAAAAGTTTCTTTGTTAAAACTTTAACTTCATCCAATGTTTTCTTCTCTTTTATCTACCCTTTTGCCCACTTTGTTGGGGGTCCCCTTTGTAGTACCAGGTAGGCCCCTCTTTCCTTTGAAACAACGTGAATGCTTCACAACATAGACTTTTGTTCTTGCAAATATGGACTTGAAGCATAAAGTTCCTTCCTATCTAATGTCTATGCATTCATATTGTGAACCCCTAGTTCCATCTTTACCCAAAAGTGATGTATAGTATAGAAGTCTTGGGACTTTGTAGACTGGTGGAGTTCTACAAGGTCATTTTCACACATGTGGATTGTGGCTGGTGTGGCAGTATGCTGTGGTTTGAAGGGTTTGAAGGGTCCCACAGCATCTAAGGTACACTGTGGTTTGGAGGGTCCTACAGCTTCCAATGTACACTGTGGTTTGGAGCGTCCCACAGCTTCCAAGGTACACTGTGGTTTGGCAGGTCCTACAGCTTCCAAGGTACACTGTGGTTTGGAGGGCCCTACAGCTTCCAAGGTACACTGTGGTTTAGAGGTTCCTA
This window contains:
- the LOC141126414 gene encoding olfactory receptor 1E16-like: MSNQTAVSEIILIGFPGLPDTFHGLVSTIMFFAYMISLTANSTVIGLVSFNEHLHKPMYLIIANLAASDLLFDTVTLPKSIARYWFGASTIPLKMCIFQIFLVHYFGSLDSYLLMLMAADRYVAICYPLRYTSIITNKVATISCGICWMIFATSTNAAVAVLASEIPLCGANKLNSLFCGYTAYSLLACTDISSSKRAVFICALVVLLLPLGLILLSYIKIIVTILLTRSESLHKAFYTCVTHLLVIALYYTPRLFVYIVSNIPSVMIKSDMSTLLLFLYSYVPHMANPIIYFLRNKEIKQTLRRILNRRKFRVKHPLF